The Chitinophaga sp. H8 region AGGCCACACTATGCCCACTGGTATATTCCGGGAAAGGGGGTGTTTGCAAATGAGGTTTCCAGTTTTCATCCATGTACTTATTGATCACTGTTTCCGGGCGTATCAGGTTGCTCCTGAATTTTTCGTCCCAGCATACAATGAATGCATCAGACAGGGCGATGGCCACCTTGGCATAAGTACAAACCGTTTTTGCAAAATCGGCTTTGGCATTTTGAGCAGCTATACCGCAGATATTGATCCAGTGCCCTCCCGGGGTGATCTTTTTAGTAGCAAAAGAAACGTGGCCGCTAAGATTAACTTTATATGGATTGCAATCCCAGAAATCCGCGCTGTTGATCTGCTCCTCCGTAAGCGTATTGCCAATGGTGTAAATCTCGTTTACCATCCGGTAAAAACCGCTGCTGGTATCTTTCATATTGAATACCGGTGGGCGTGCAGCAATAAACTCACTGGCAGTATCCAGTACAAAGGGGCGCAGTTCATTCCAGTGTGGTTCTATGGCAGCCATATAGGCCGGCGGGGTAGGTGTCCATCGGCCTTCTTCCTCCGTTACTGTATATTTTCCCCCGGCACGGGTCTGCGCATATTGGTCCCCTTTACTCCAGCCCAATATAGCTGCGGACACCTGCTGGCCATAAGCTACCGTGCTTTTGAGCATATCGCCTGGCATACCCGCTGCCACTGCTTTTGCTTTCAGGCTATCTATCGCTGCCTGCAACCTGTTTTCCGAAAAGATCATGGCTTTTCCCGTAGTCGCCATAGCAATCATTGCCGCCAGGGGAAAATCTATCATTGCAGGCTCACTAGGTGCGGGGGTAGGTGGCAACCCATGTAACTGACCTGCCAGTGATTGGTACTGCTGCCCGCTGTGCGCCATCACTTCATACCCCGCAATAGTAGCATAAGCATAAATACGGCAAGCTACCGGCGGAGAAAAGATGTCATGTACAATTACATCCGTCAGCTGCTTTACTGTTTGTGAATACAGTAAAGGATGATGCAAGCTTTTGTTGTCATAGGGCGGTGATGATTTACAGGCAAATAACAGTATTGTTATGGCCCCTGTTGTCACCAGGCATTTAATATATCGCATATTCAATGATTCCTTGAAAAGAAAAGCAGGCGGTTGTTATTCCGGCTTACTACAAATAGTTGCTGGCCATTGATAGTTCGCAGCATTTTCACATCTCTTACTTCTCCACTCACGTTCCAGCCAGATTTCAATACGGGTAATGCCTCCCATCCTTTTCCTCCGCTACTCAACAACACACTTCCTCCATTAGCATCATACCGCCCTTCATAAGGCAGTACGCCATAAAAATTACCACCTGTTATCAGATCAGGTTTTCCATCCATATTCACATCTCCTGCATAGATAGCCATTACGGGTGACCACTGCGCCGGAGCAGGTAATGCCGCCGGGGTAAACTTCCCTTTTTTATTGTTCCACAAAACGCAGGACTGCAAAATAGTAGCCTGCATTTTTCTTGCAGTATCCAAACCACGCCCAAAAACCTGCTCTACCGTTTGTCCGGCAAAGCTTTTATAGGTGGTATACTTTTTCCTAATAATTGCCGGCAATTGTTTTTCCAGTTCTTCTTTTCCTAAAAACGTGTAGTATTTACCGTTGTTGGCATAACTCATGATCTGATCCGGCACAGTATTACCATCCATATCAGCTACATACAATCTGAGGGGGTATTGCATGCTTGCCTTCAGCTTGGAATTGGTGCCCCAATTACCCAATACAATATCCACTGCACCATCTCCATTCAGATCAGCAACCTGCATGGATTGCCACCAGCCCGTGTAATCCTGTAAGCCGGTATTGGCAGTAATCTCTGTGAGCTTTCCTTTGACGTTGTGAAATATTTTTACCGGCATCCATTCCCCTGCCACCAGCAAATCCGGCCAGCCATCATTATCTATATCTGCCCAGGCAGCAGTAGTGATCATACCTGCATATTGTACTGCCGGCGCTGCTTTGTGAGTGATCACCGTAAAATTCCCTTGGCCGTCATTTTCCAGCAGGAAGCTTTCGGGAACAGTGCCATAATGCTGGGAATGTACGCGTCCGCCTATAAACAAATCCAGATCGCCATCCCTATCAATATCAGCAGCACATACCACCGACTTATTACCGTAGAGGGCTGGTAACCCATCCGATTTATGAAAACGGCCTTCTCCGTCATTGATATATAACCTATCCAGCAACTCCGGCGCATTGCCCCAAAATTCGTTGCCCCCACTTACTACATAGAGGTCCGGCAGCTGGTCGCCGTTCACATCAACCAGCAAGGCCGCCACATCTTCGCTCCCTGCATCCTTACCTAACACGTCTTCACTTACGCTGATAAAATTACCATCAGCCTGCTGCATCAATAACTTACCTGCTTGTCCCCGGGCTCCTCCGGCATAAAAATCATCCAGCCCATCTCCATTGATATCTCCTACTGCCAGTTGCGGACCGCTAGTGGATTGCTGATGCGGAATAAACAGCTGCCGGTTAAAATCTATAAACCCGTTTTCCTTATGCTGATAATCGATGGTGATACTATCCGTTACATCTACAAATAAAGGCGCACTATCTTTCCCACCTGGCACAAAAGCAGCATTCCCATTTTTGGCGGCCCTTTTATCCAGCGTTAATGTCTGGTCTACCTTTACATTGGTGAGTAATTGTACGGTATTATCCGGCCACACCACTTCCAGGCTATCTACCACCCTGTCTTCTCCCAGGCCGAATAATACTCCCGGCGCTACACTGCTTTCAAACCCACGGGTAAGCATATGGTAACCAAATTGTGTGCGTGTTTTTGTTTTAACCGCCACTTTAGCCCCAATACCGGCCGTATTCCCCCCCTCCCCTCTAAACATAATTTGCAGGTAATGATATCCGTTTATTTCCCTGGCTTTGTTGCGGTAGATACTTGCCGGTGCGTTAATGCGGTTTACTACCAGGTCCAGATCGCCGTCATTGTCCAGATCAGCATAGGAAGCTCCGTTAGACCAACCAAGTTCGCTCATGCCCCAGCTGGCAGAACGATCATTGAACACCAGACTGTCGGTACCCTGAAAAATATAATTATGCCATTTGCCTGCCGGCATTTGTTCCAGTACTGTCTTATCCAGTTTATGAGAAGTGCGCATGGATTGCTGCAACTGGCCATTATCAATGTATTTAATATAGTCAAGATCGTTAGGCCTTCGCACAATCCCTGCGCTGACAAAAATGTCTTTCCGGCCATCGTTGTCAAAGTCGGCCATCAGCGGGCTCCAGCTCCAGTCGGTTGCAGCCACACCGCTGTACAGTGCAATATCACTAAAGTGGGTTCCTCCACCGGTATTTAGCTGCAAACAATTACGGGAATACTGATAATGATAGCCAAAGTTCTTCTTGTAATTATAAATATCCAGGGGATCATCTCCACCAGACGATTTCAATACCTTTTCATCGTCTGCCAGCATATCCAATGTCATGATATCCGGCCACCCATCATTGTTCACATCTGCAATATCCGACCCCATAGAGAACCGGCTTTCATGTTCCAGTGCGGTTGTATTTATTTCCCGGAAAGTGCCATTTCCGTTATTGAGGTAATAGTAATCATTTTCGTGAAAATCATTGCTGATATACAAGTCCGGCCAGCCATCATGATTCATGTCTGCTACTGCAATTCCCAGCCCATATCCGATAGCACTGCTGTAAATGCCTGCCTCCTGTGTTACATCTACAAAATAGCCGCCTTCATTACGGAACAGCTGATCACCTGCTATAGCACTTTTTACGCGGCGTATGGACGTATCGCTGTAATTCGCATTGCTGTGAACAGAATGCTTGAGCAGGTACATATCCAGATCACCATCTTTATCATAATCAAAAAAGGCAGCCTGGGTGCATAATCCCTGTACATTTATGCCCCATCGGGCAGCCTCTTCTTTAAAGGTTCCATTCCGCTGATTGATGAACAATTGATTTGTGGATGACAGTCCCAGGTACCCACCTACCGTACAAACATAAATATCCAGCCAGCCATCGCCATTTACATCAGCCATTGTTACCCCTGTAGTCCAGCCAGCC contains the following coding sequences:
- a CDS encoding vanadium-dependent haloperoxidase encodes the protein MRYIKCLVTTGAITILLFACKSSPPYDNKSLHHPLLYSQTVKQLTDVIVHDIFSPPVACRIYAYATIAGYEVMAHSGQQYQSLAGQLHGLPPTPAPSEPAMIDFPLAAMIAMATTGKAMIFSENRLQAAIDSLKAKAVAAGMPGDMLKSTVAYGQQVSAAILGWSKGDQYAQTRAGGKYTVTEEEGRWTPTPPAYMAAIEPHWNELRPFVLDTASEFIAARPPVFNMKDTSSGFYRMVNEIYTIGNTLTEEQINSADFWDCNPYKVNLSGHVSFATKKITPGGHWINICGIAAQNAKADFAKTVCTYAKVAIALSDAFIVCWDEKFRSNLIRPETVINKYMDENWKPHLQTPPFPEYTSGHSVASAAAATVLTQLYGEPFHFRDSSEVEFGLPEREFPSFIAASDDAATSRLYGGIHFRPAVAEGTRQGNLVGQKVITKLKMEQ
- a CDS encoding VCBS repeat-containing protein, which gives rise to MHLLFPRIVLPGQAKRYRSITVIALLFLITSCTHTAMPLFEQLPPAGTGIDFVNKVEDTDSLGILDYLYFYNGGGVAIGDINQDGLPDIYFTANQGGNKLYLNKGNLKFEDITAKGGVAGKAGWTTGVTMADVNGDGWLDIYVCTVGGYLGLSSTNQLFINQRNGTFKEEAARWGINVQGLCTQAAFFDYDKDGDLDMYLLKHSVHSNANYSDTSIRRVKSAIAGDQLFRNEGGYFVDVTQEAGIYSSAIGYGLGIAVADMNHDGWPDLYISNDFHENDYYYLNNGNGTFREINTTALEHESRFSMGSDIADVNNDGWPDIMTLDMLADDEKVLKSSGGDDPLDIYNYKKNFGYHYQYSRNCLQLNTGGGTHFSDIALYSGVAATDWSWSPLMADFDNDGRKDIFVSAGIVRRPNDLDYIKYIDNGQLQQSMRTSHKLDKTVLEQMPAGKWHNYIFQGTDSLVFNDRSASWGMSELGWSNGASYADLDNDGDLDLVVNRINAPASIYRNKAREINGYHYLQIMFRGEGGNTAGIGAKVAVKTKTRTQFGYHMLTRGFESSVAPGVLFGLGEDRVVDSLEVVWPDNTVQLLTNVKVDQTLTLDKRAAKNGNAAFVPGGKDSAPLFVDVTDSITIDYQHKENGFIDFNRQLFIPHQQSTSGPQLAVGDINGDGLDDFYAGGARGQAGKLLMQQADGNFISVSEDVLGKDAGSEDVAALLVDVNGDQLPDLYVVSGGNEFWGNAPELLDRLYINDGEGRFHKSDGLPALYGNKSVVCAADIDRDGDLDLFIGGRVHSQHYGTVPESFLLENDGQGNFTVITHKAAPAVQYAGMITTAAWADIDNDGWPDLLVAGEWMPVKIFHNVKGKLTEITANTGLQDYTGWWQSMQVADLNGDGAVDIVLGNWGTNSKLKASMQYPLRLYVADMDGNTVPDQIMSYANNGKYYTFLGKEELEKQLPAIIRKKYTTYKSFAGQTVEQVFGRGLDTARKMQATILQSCVLWNNKKGKFTPAALPAPAQWSPVMAIYAGDVNMDGKPDLITGGNFYGVLPYEGRYDANGGSVLLSSGGKGWEALPVLKSGWNVSGEVRDVKMLRTINGQQLFVVSRNNNRLLFFSRNH